ATCTATCCCTTCGATTTCATAGGCTCTGTGTAGAGGAGAACATCTTGCATATTTGCTGTCACCAAAGGTATCCATATTATCAAAATGTGAATCAAGATGAATGATTCCTATTTTGCCATTATGTTTTTTTGCTAAAGCCTTTATAATTGGGTATGCAACGGAATGGTCCCCTCCAAATGTTACAGGAAATGCTCCTGCGTTTATTATTTCTTCAGCTTTTGTCTCGATATTGTTCAGTGTTTCTTCAATATTCCCGCTATTTATAGCTACATCTCCATAATCAGCACCAGAAAAATAATCAAATACATCTAAATTGAATTCTGGTAAATATCCTCCATATCTCACAGATGCCGCTCTAATGGACTTTGTTGCCAATTCACATCCGGAATAAGATCCCCAGGTACATATTCCTTCCCAAGGAGCTCCCATAAAGACAATATCATAATTTCTAAGCTCTTTTTCATCGTTTAGTTTTGGAAGACCCATAAAAGTTGGTGTTCCACTATAAATTTCAGGGATAACTCTGTCTTTTACATAGCATACAGGCTT
The sequence above is a segment of the Anaeromicrobium sediminis genome. Coding sequences within it:
- a CDS encoding agmatinase family protein produces the protein MENKPVCYVKDRVIPEIYSGTPTFMGLPKLNDEKELRNYDIVFMGAPWEGICTWGSYSGCELATKSIRAASVRYGGYLPEFNLDVFDYFSGADYGDVAINSGNIEETLNNIETKAEEIINAGAFPVTFGGDHSVAYPIIKALAKKHNGKIGIIHLDSHFDNMDTFGDSKYARCSPLHRAYEIEGIDTKNIVHVGVRGPRNNPLGMKAINDTGATLITSFEIKEKGIDYVIEKSLEIAKKDTEAVYVTVCSDILDVAFNPGGPPDLCGLTSYELAKFLHVVASKGIDGFDFVEVYPPTDSNNVSSHAAVWMTLYTLSGLAKYKHFK